In Natronoarchaeum philippinense, a single window of DNA contains:
- the rdfA gene encoding rod-determining factor RdfA, with protein sequence MTCKVDRVRDEYDLYNLDERLCHRYETGDVGVRRLETWINQQLLRRAMERAGMTVLDGEEENYHRLLTDDEVMDSAQDKAKLELRDAGVDVEQVTSDFVSYRTVLKHLKSCLNADTSRDYSPDPERDLQQIKKMRTRFANVIEGSLERLAREGEVEIDEPSASVQLKVRCGNCNRRHDVLDLLADSLTCPCQDEENADTGDGVEAMFRS encoded by the coding sequence ATGACCTGCAAGGTTGATCGAGTCCGGGACGAGTACGACCTGTACAACCTTGACGAGCGACTCTGCCATCGCTACGAGACCGGTGACGTGGGTGTGAGAAGGTTGGAGACGTGGATCAACCAACAACTGCTTCGGCGAGCGATGGAGCGGGCTGGAATGACTGTTCTGGATGGCGAGGAAGAGAACTACCACAGGTTGTTGACCGATGATGAAGTGATGGACTCCGCTCAAGACAAGGCGAAGCTCGAACTGAGAGACGCGGGCGTGGATGTCGAACAGGTTACGTCGGATTTCGTCTCCTATCGAACCGTGTTGAAGCACCTGAAATCGTGCCTCAACGCCGACACTAGCCGCGACTACTCCCCTGACCCGGAGCGCGATCTCCAACAGATCAAGAAGATGCGAACACGATTTGCCAACGTCATTGAGGGGTCGCTTGAACGTCTTGCCCGGGAAGGCGAAGTCGAGATCGATGAACCCTCGGCCAGCGTTCAACTCAAGGTCAGGTGTGGGAACTGCAACCGGCGGCACGACGTTCTCGACTTGCTCGCCGATTCGCTGACTTGTCCCTGTCAGGATGAGGAGAACGCCGATACCGGTGATGGTGTCGAAGCAATGTTCCGCTCGTGA
- a CDS encoding Nif3-like dinuclear metal center hexameric protein, with the protein MELSELVGRYDDRLDTDAYSDVDASANGLQVGPDSGTVEHVAFAVDAGRATIDAAVDADADALVVHHGLSWGGIERVTGTEYGRIAPLIENDIALYVSHLPLDGHQELGNAAGIADLLELDDREPFGTVGAEYIGQRGRASEPIEADDLEADLRSQLDTGGRDVRAMTFGPDEIEDVAIVTGSGVDWLEDAAATGADALITGEGKQKAYHLARELEINVFLAGHYATETFGVRSLQELAEKWGLETTFVDHPTGL; encoded by the coding sequence ATGGAGCTTTCGGAACTCGTCGGACGCTACGACGATCGTCTCGATACCGACGCCTACAGCGATGTCGACGCCAGCGCGAACGGCCTTCAGGTCGGCCCGGACTCAGGGACCGTCGAGCACGTCGCATTTGCCGTCGACGCCGGACGGGCAACCATCGACGCCGCCGTCGACGCCGACGCGGACGCGCTGGTCGTCCACCACGGGCTCTCGTGGGGCGGCATCGAGCGCGTGACCGGCACCGAGTACGGGCGGATCGCACCGCTGATCGAGAACGACATCGCGCTGTACGTCTCGCACCTGCCGCTGGACGGCCACCAAGAGCTGGGTAACGCCGCCGGAATCGCAGACCTGCTCGAACTCGACGACCGCGAGCCCTTCGGCACCGTCGGCGCCGAGTACATCGGCCAGCGCGGGCGGGCCAGCGAGCCGATCGAAGCTGACGATCTGGAAGCCGACCTGCGCTCGCAACTGGACACCGGCGGGCGCGACGTTCGGGCGATGACCTTTGGCCCCGACGAGATCGAGGACGTGGCTATCGTCACCGGCAGCGGCGTCGACTGGCTCGAGGACGCCGCTGCGACCGGTGCGGACGCGCTGATCACCGGCGAGGGCAAACAGAAGGCCTACCACCTCGCTCGGGAACTGGAGATCAACGTGTTCCTCGCAGGCCACTACGCCACCGAGACGTTCGGCGTCCGATCGCTGCAGGAGCTGGCCGAAAAGTGGGGACTGGAGACGACCTTCGTCGACCATCCGACCGGACTCTGA
- the speB gene encoding agmatinase yields MFPGAGAARDEADYVLAGAPLDVSTTFQPGTRFGPDRIRRFARTFDDYDRRTDAHFSELFVHDHGDVRAWDDAAEYLDYLEGVVTDIVWDDAVPLVVGGEHTVSIAGVRAVEPDAFVCLDAHLDLREAYDGNELSHATVTSHALDVADEAFVLGARTGSEAEWDRAERDDVTVVPPEEVAAWTPPERLAEQSVYLSVDIDAADPAVAPGTGTTEPFGLDSRELRDVVREVGPHADAFDVVEVNDRDDGQAATLAGKLLREFVFSHAAAHR; encoded by the coding sequence ATGTTTCCCGGTGCCGGCGCCGCCCGCGACGAGGCTGACTACGTCCTCGCCGGCGCGCCGCTGGACGTCTCGACGACGTTCCAGCCCGGCACCAGATTCGGGCCGGACCGGATTCGCCGGTTCGCCCGCACCTTCGACGACTACGACCGACGGACGGACGCGCACTTCTCTGAGCTTTTCGTGCACGACCACGGCGACGTCCGCGCGTGGGACGACGCCGCCGAGTACCTCGACTATCTGGAGGGCGTTGTCACGGATATCGTCTGGGACGACGCCGTCCCGCTCGTAGTGGGCGGCGAGCACACCGTCTCGATCGCCGGCGTCCGCGCGGTCGAGCCCGACGCGTTCGTCTGTCTGGACGCCCATCTCGATCTTCGCGAGGCTTACGACGGCAACGAGTTGAGTCACGCGACCGTCACCAGCCACGCGCTCGATGTCGCCGACGAGGCGTTCGTGCTGGGCGCGCGCACGGGAAGCGAGGCCGAGTGGGACCGCGCCGAGCGCGACGACGTGACGGTGGTTCCACCCGAGGAAGTCGCTGCGTGGACGCCGCCGGAGCGGCTGGCCGAGCAGTCGGTGTACCTCAGCGTCGACATCGACGCCGCCGATCCGGCCGTCGCACCCGGGACGGGCACGACCGAGCCGTTCGGACTAGACAGCCGCGAGTTGCGCGATGTCGTCCGCGAGGTCGGACCCCACGCCGACGCGTTCGACGTGGTCGAGGTGAACGACCGGGACGACGGGCAGGCCGCGACGCTGGCCGGGAAGCTCCTCCGGGAGTTCGTCTTCTCGCACGCGGCGGCCCACAGATAG
- a CDS encoding ATP-binding protein, which translates to MTDNVDDVLENDPIEGEQTSEQASDVGADDQSDTEIDDGSDTAIPEASVSSATTDADEGEIGHVLASEEIHVTRSEYNVNAFVTTDHRDAVRVGDYVQIPYPSSDDELFSVIDGLRYEPYTELDDKSDTHNQISRERELDESEFVLVAELEPIAILRQQGDELERGVVNRIPKPNTPVSLSRDDDYLRTGLNIPKEGIFAGYLSVGGDAMEIDGEEFPYYIQNPGIDPDTSEIEDGEPAVFRHTLVAGSTGAGKTHFTKNLLRQFVSGKRYPVDVGEGEMERSRLNVVVFDPENEYWEMRDDNPELTDDQRRKLRRQNIEFDGVDDLEVFIPEVDRTRSPSTDESQQLTIPFSVVQDEPRLLMPFDQMSDVTQGAITDCIDAYFSCFDDENDDWPSRSVVDPRYKDFIEFLGEHDDSNSPLRDRNSIGDGTWEAVWRRTKQADYFDVFDTGTNPFPEVSDQLFREGQVTVIPTSHLRGEKEYLVVLSILSYIIENKIDDFDVDSAVKRTPMLVAVDEAHNYFSSPDNVREAYIVGRAREAAKQGRKDKLGLMMITQNPEDIDGDILKQTNTNVFLHLREEVVEDVPSVPRGYSRDIPKFGKGQAVIKAPDVEAVEVVGLPYCLTRHDN; encoded by the coding sequence ATGACCGATAACGTAGACGACGTGCTCGAAAACGATCCGATCGAAGGCGAACAGACATCTGAACAGGCAAGCGATGTCGGGGCAGACGACCAGAGCGATACGGAGATAGACGACGGGTCGGATACTGCAATTCCGGAGGCATCCGTGTCAAGCGCGACGACGGACGCAGACGAGGGCGAGATCGGTCACGTCCTCGCGAGTGAGGAAATTCACGTCACCCGCAGCGAATACAACGTCAACGCGTTCGTGACAACCGATCATCGGGATGCTGTGCGTGTCGGGGATTACGTTCAGATCCCCTATCCGAGCAGCGACGACGAGCTGTTCTCCGTCATCGATGGCCTCCGGTACGAGCCGTACACCGAACTCGACGACAAGTCGGATACACACAATCAGATCAGCCGCGAGCGCGAACTGGACGAATCGGAGTTCGTCCTCGTGGCCGAACTCGAGCCCATCGCTATCCTCCGTCAACAGGGAGACGAGCTTGAGCGCGGTGTCGTCAACCGCATTCCGAAGCCGAACACGCCGGTCAGCCTCTCACGAGATGACGATTATCTCCGCACCGGACTCAACATCCCGAAGGAGGGGATCTTCGCGGGCTACCTCTCCGTGGGTGGCGATGCGATGGAGATCGACGGCGAGGAATTCCCCTACTACATTCAGAATCCCGGCATCGATCCCGATACCAGCGAGATCGAAGACGGTGAGCCGGCGGTGTTCAGACACACGCTCGTCGCAGGATCGACCGGCGCCGGCAAGACCCATTTCACGAAGAATCTGCTTCGGCAGTTCGTCAGCGGCAAGCGGTATCCCGTCGATGTCGGGGAGGGCGAGATGGAGCGCAGTCGTCTCAACGTCGTCGTCTTCGACCCCGAGAACGAGTACTGGGAGATGCGCGACGACAATCCGGAGCTGACCGACGATCAACGCCGGAAGCTCCGCCGACAGAATATCGAGTTCGATGGCGTCGACGACTTGGAGGTGTTCATCCCCGAGGTCGATCGCACCCGGAGTCCATCGACAGACGAAAGCCAGCAACTCACCATTCCGTTCTCGGTCGTGCAGGACGAGCCGCGCCTGCTGATGCCGTTCGATCAGATGTCGGACGTCACGCAGGGAGCCATCACCGACTGCATCGACGCGTACTTCAGCTGTTTCGATGACGAGAACGACGATTGGCCCTCACGGTCGGTCGTCGATCCCCGGTACAAGGACTTCATCGAGTTCCTCGGTGAGCACGACGATTCGAACAGTCCACTCCGCGACCGGAACAGCATCGGCGACGGAACGTGGGAAGCCGTCTGGCGGCGCACCAAGCAGGCCGATTACTTCGACGTGTTCGACACGGGGACGAATCCGTTTCCCGAGGTCAGTGACCAGCTCTTCCGAGAGGGGCAGGTCACGGTCATCCCGACGAGCCACCTTCGCGGCGAGAAGGAGTACCTCGTCGTGCTGTCGATCCTCTCGTACATCATCGAGAACAAGATCGACGACTTCGATGTCGATTCGGCGGTCAAGCGCACGCCGATGCTCGTGGCGGTCGACGAGGCGCACAACTACTTCTCGAGTCCGGACAACGTCCGAGAGGCCTACATCGTCGGGCGGGCACGGGAGGCGGCCAAGCAGGGCCGCAAGGACAAGCTCGGGTTGATGATGATCACGCAGAATCCCGAGGACATCGACGGAGACATCCTGAAACAGACCAACACGAACGTGTTTCTCCATCTGCGTGAGGAGGTCGTTGAGGATGTGCCTTCGGTGCCGCGGGGCTACAGCCGTGACATTCCGAAGTTCGGGAAAGGGCAGGCAGTGATCAAGGCTCCGGACGTCGAAGCCGTTGAAGTCGTTGGATTACCGTACTGCTTGACCCGACACGACAACTAG
- a CDS encoding translation initiation factor IF-5A: MAKEQKEVRDLQEGNYVMMDDEPCKITAYSTAKPGKHGSAKARIEGKGVFDDQKRSLSQPVDAKIWVPIVNRKQGQVVSVESDTVAQVMDLETYETISIKTPGDVDLSPDDDIEYLEMEEQRKILQD, from the coding sequence ATGGCGAAAGAGCAGAAGGAAGTGCGAGATCTTCAGGAAGGTAACTACGTGATGATGGACGACGAACCGTGCAAGATCACCGCCTACAGCACGGCCAAGCCCGGCAAGCACGGCAGCGCGAAGGCCCGTATCGAGGGCAAGGGCGTCTTCGACGACCAGAAGCGCAGCCTTTCCCAGCCTGTGGACGCCAAGATCTGGGTCCCGATCGTCAACCGAAAGCAGGGCCAAGTCGTCAGTGTCGAGAGCGACACGGTCGCGCAGGTCATGGACCTCGAAACCTACGAGACGATCTCCATCAAGACGCCCGGTGACGTCGACCTCTCGCCCGACGACGACATCGAGTACCTCGAGATGGAAGAGCAGCGCAAGATTCTGCAGGACTGA
- a CDS encoding DNA double-strand break repair nuclease NurA, translated as MDSESLGIVREMFEAVDQAVPREPTSQADHARQLFELLAREGGHVEAIGEPQYWRTRIDELGTWSDDPWAGATYGVDAGTTRPIEYNNGLVVDTAYAKTAVAGNDDGGEIERTGHITGVAYFDDDDSTLHAQTFDGDNVTAELIPFPQPAKEPRNIGKSVASVAQRMSESRQALASVESVDGPLFLDGAVLPLGIVYWLLLDYTGGRSPAGSWDVPADIVGNYIEVIDRQYERDQPVIGIVKTSSLSQLLSSLREKIASHNIRDDSGRLVSVPWTRDHQFMSEVLRFDDLEYLTYTSWFVQQSREIQGQHVEALEPISGRGRHGDAEAYRRAFCYVRLPKTGDLLRIEAPYLMVKDEDMREQMRLKALKEIAQRRGVPRAIHRADRLARISRENRDTIRDMIERTEYSYDHNWDGRWSDIEEDPEL; from the coding sequence ATGGACTCGGAATCGCTCGGCATCGTGCGAGAGATGTTCGAGGCGGTCGATCAGGCCGTGCCGCGTGAGCCGACCTCGCAGGCCGATCACGCCCGCCAGCTGTTCGAATTACTTGCTCGCGAGGGCGGACACGTCGAGGCCATCGGAGAGCCGCAGTACTGGCGGACGCGCATCGATGAACTCGGAACGTGGAGCGACGACCCGTGGGCGGGAGCTACATATGGGGTCGACGCCGGCACGACTCGCCCCATCGAGTACAATAATGGGCTCGTCGTCGACACCGCGTATGCGAAGACTGCTGTCGCGGGGAATGATGACGGCGGCGAGATCGAGCGTACCGGACACATCACGGGCGTCGCATACTTCGATGACGATGACAGTACGCTGCACGCCCAAACCTTCGATGGCGATAATGTGACAGCAGAGCTGATCCCCTTCCCGCAGCCGGCCAAGGAACCGCGAAACATCGGAAAGTCGGTTGCGTCCGTTGCACAGCGGATGAGCGAGAGTCGGCAGGCGCTCGCCTCGGTCGAGAGCGTCGACGGCCCGCTCTTTCTCGATGGTGCCGTTTTGCCGCTGGGAATCGTCTACTGGTTATTGCTGGACTACACCGGCGGCCGCTCGCCGGCGGGCTCGTGGGACGTGCCCGCCGACATCGTCGGCAACTATATCGAGGTGATCGACCGGCAGTACGAGCGCGACCAGCCCGTGATCGGCATCGTGAAGACGTCATCCCTGTCGCAGTTGCTGTCGTCGCTCCGGGAGAAGATTGCCAGCCACAATATCCGTGACGACAGTGGGCGACTGGTGAGCGTGCCGTGGACGCGCGACCACCAGTTTATGTCCGAGGTGCTGCGGTTCGACGACTTGGAGTACCTCACCTACACCTCGTGGTTCGTGCAACAGTCTCGCGAGATTCAAGGACAGCACGTCGAGGCCTTGGAACCGATATCGGGCCGGGGACGACACGGTGACGCCGAGGCGTATCGGCGGGCGTTTTGCTACGTGCGACTGCCGAAGACGGGTGACCTGCTGCGCATCGAGGCGCCGTATCTGATGGTAAAGGACGAGGATATGCGCGAGCAGATGCGGCTGAAGGCGCTCAAGGAGATCGCTCAACGGCGCGGCGTGCCCCGTGCGATTCACCGGGCTGACCGGCTCGCCCGCATCAGCCGGGAGAACAGAGACACGATACGCGATATGATCGAGCGCACGGAATACTCGTACGACCACAATTGGGATGGCCGCTGGAGCGACATCGAGGAGGATCCCGAACTATGA
- a CDS encoding tyrosine-type recombinase/integrase, translating to MKNVTRDKFDHKINYEFCVAHRNKVEEGTLTGYRWTVKSFLEHIEGEGVDLENIDWTDIDSFIDSMVEEYSQSTTKTRYNHLRSFIKWLRARKGYYTDSEQLPIDSRHLEIKEYIDRGETKKGNEASSKEGVVFVEAGEYELLKENVPAPKFRNELILKMLWHLGLRRMEVTEMQITPEMPHKDEYGNIDFGDNEITVPDVKGGGRELWFRDSLAAPLRRWIESERQAVYYADESQYLFPSRNSEQLTPKRVTSMVDQAAQNAGIQSTVYVDANGNERRRITPHALRHGYGVRHVRNGTDVRTLQQLMGHHDISVTQHYLQFKTEARKRAQHRNAPEV from the coding sequence ATGAAGAACGTCACACGGGACAAGTTCGATCACAAGATCAACTACGAGTTCTGCGTCGCGCACCGAAACAAGGTCGAAGAGGGCACCCTGACGGGGTATCGATGGACGGTCAAGAGCTTCCTTGAGCACATCGAGGGGGAGGGAGTTGACCTTGAAAACATCGACTGGACGGACATCGACTCGTTCATCGATTCGATGGTCGAGGAGTACTCGCAGTCCACAACGAAGACAAGGTACAACCACCTCAGGTCGTTCATCAAGTGGCTGCGTGCCCGGAAGGGGTACTACACCGACTCCGAGCAGCTACCCATCGACTCACGCCATCTCGAAATCAAGGAGTACATCGACAGAGGGGAGACAAAAAAGGGGAACGAGGCATCATCAAAGGAAGGAGTCGTCTTCGTTGAGGCGGGCGAGTACGAGTTGCTGAAGGAAAACGTGCCGGCGCCGAAATTCAGAAACGAGTTGATTCTGAAAATGCTGTGGCATCTCGGCCTTCGGCGGATGGAAGTGACCGAGATGCAGATCACGCCGGAGATGCCGCACAAGGACGAGTACGGCAACATCGACTTCGGTGACAACGAGATCACCGTCCCGGATGTCAAGGGTGGCGGACGTGAGCTTTGGTTCCGTGACTCGCTGGCCGCGCCGCTGCGGCGGTGGATCGAGTCGGAGCGTCAGGCCGTCTACTACGCCGACGAATCCCAGTACCTGTTCCCATCGCGGAACAGCGAGCAACTCACCCCAAAGCGGGTCACGTCGATGGTCGATCAGGCCGCGCAGAACGCTGGAATACAGTCCACGGTCTATGTCGATGCCAACGGCAACGAGCGACGGCGGATCACACCACACGCTCTCCGACACGGATATGGCGTCAGACACGTGCGGAACGGTACTGACGTGCGGACTCTCCAGCAGCTAATGGGGCATCACGACATCAGCGTCACGCAACACTACCTACAGTTTAAAACAGAGGCGAGAAAGCGAGCACAGCACCGGAACGCACCCGAAGTGTAG